The DNA segment ATAAAATAAGCCCAAATACCCGCAACCTTCTCTTCTTGGGAAAGGTTGGGTGGGGTCTCTAATTATGGAAAAATTCACAACATTAACATCGACTTGTGTGCCTCTTCCAATCGAGAACGTGGACACAGACCAAATTATACCAGCTCGCTTCCTGAAAGCGACTACCCGCGAAGGTTTCGGTGATAACCTTTTTGCAGACTGGCGTTATGACAAAAGCGGTGCTCCGATTAAAGAGTTCATTTTGAACAATCCTACTTTTTCGGGAGAAATTCTTGTGGCAGGTAAAAACTTCGGTAGCGGTTCAAGCCGTGAGCACGCTGCATGGGCAATTGCCGGTTACGGTTTCAAAGTAGTAGTTTCTAGCTTTTTTGCTGACATCTTCAAAGGAAATGCACTGAACAATGGCGTTCTTCCTGTTGTTGTAAGCGAAGGATTTTTGGCAGAAATGTTCGCTGCAATCAATGCTGATGCTGCTGCGACTGTGACTGTGAACCTCGAAGAGCAAACAATCACGAACAACGCTAACGGTAAAACCGAATCATTCGATATTAACCCATACAAAAAAGGTTGTATGTTGAACGGTTTCGATGATATCGACTATCTATTGAGCAACAAGACTCTGATAGAGGCCTGGGAACAGAAATAATCTTTCCGCCATATTGAAACCCTGAGGCACGAAGGGCACCAAGTTTCACTTAAGCTAAGTGTCTCTTCGTGCTCTTAGTGTCTCAGTGTTTTTTAGTATTTGACAAAACTGAACGATTAAGAGCGATTTTAATCGTAGAAATGGAGAAGTGCATGAAGATAGAAATAATGGACACCACCCTGCGTGACGGGGAACAAACATCCGGAGTCTCATTTGCGGCACAGGAGAAACTAAGTATTGCCTGTCTGCTTTTGGAGGATCTGAAGGTTGATCGTATAGAGATTGCTTCGGCGCGTGTGTCGGAAGGTGAATACGATGCCGTAAACAGGATTATCGACTGGGCTACCCGTAAAGGGTATCTGGACCGTATTGAAGTGTTGGGGTTTGTTGATGGAGGAGTTTCTCTGCAATGGATTAAGAATGCAGGCTGCCGAGTGGTGAATCTTTTGACAAAAGGGTCTCAAAAGCATTGCGAGTTTCAGCTTCGTAAATCCCCTGAAGAGCATCTGGCTGACGTTAAAAAGACTATTCTTTTGGCTCAGGAGATGGGTATTCAGGTGAATCTTTATCTGGAAGACTGGTCAAACGGTATGATGGATTCACAGGATTACGTCTTCTTTATGATGGACGGGCTCAAAGATATGCCGGTTAAACGCTTTATGTTACCCGATACTCTGGGAGTGCTTAATCCGTACAATACCTACGATTATTGCCGGATGATGGTGAAGCGCTATCCTGACCTGCATTTTGACTTTCATGCTCATAACGATTATGATTTGGCTGCTGCCAATGTCTTTTCAGCTGCAAAAGCAGGGGTGAAGGGAATTCACACTACAATTAACGGTCTGGGTGAGCGTGCCGGTAATGCTCCCTTGTCGAGTGTTATCGCCGTGCTTCACGATCAGTTACAGACGAAGACCCACATTGTGGAAAAGAACATGAATCACGTCAGTCGCGTTGTAGAGTCATATTCCGGAGTGACGATTCCGGCAAATAAACCGGTAATCGGAGCGAATGTCTTTACCCAGTGTGCCGGTATTCACGCTGACGGAGATAACAAAAATAACCTTTATTATAATGATCTCTTGCCAGAACGATTTGGCCGAACCCGAGAGTATGCTTTAGGAAAAACCTCCGGCAAAGCCAATATCCGAAAGAATCTCGAAGATTTGGGAATTGATCTGGATGAAGAATCAATCCGTAAAGTGACCGAGCGTATCATAGAGTTGGGAGATAAGAAAGAGATTGTAACACAGGAAGATCTTCCATATATTGTTTCAGATGTATTGAAACAGGATGTTAAGGAATCCAATGTGAAGATTCTGAATTATTCGCTTTCACTGGCGCAGGGACTGAAGCCTGTCGCTTCTTTAAAGATCGAGATAGACGGCCAGATGCATGAATCAACATCTAATGGCGACGGTCAGTATGATGCCTTTATGAAGGCTTTGAAGAAGGTGTATAAGAAATTGGATCGTTCATTCCCGATGCTGACCAATTACAGCGTTAGTATTCCTCCAGGTGGACGAACCGATGCTTTTGTTCAGACAGTAATTTCTTGGTCATATAACGGGGTGGACTTCAAAACCCGTGGTCTGGATGGGGATCAGACTGAAGCGGCAATTAAAGCGACAGCTAAAATGCTGAATAAGATTGAAAATCTATAGTTTTCAGATAACAAAGAAGGATGTAGGCTGGGGCTTACATCCTTCTTTGTTATAAATCCAGACACATTAGATAGTCGTCAAGCAGGAACTTATCCAAGTATTGGTCAACCTCCTTTTCTTTTGTAAATCCTAATCTCTTGTAAGCTTCAATGGAAGCTCTATTGCCTCTGTTTACGTATAGTTTTAGTTTGCTTGCTCCCTGGCTTCTGGCATAT comes from the Parabacteroides sp. FAFU027 genome and includes:
- a CDS encoding alpha-isopropylmalate synthase regulatory domain-containing protein is translated as MDTTLRDGEQTSGVSFAAQEKLSIACLLLEDLKVDRIEIASARVSEGEYDAVNRIIDWATRKGYLDRIEVLGFVDGGVSLQWIKNAGCRVVNLLTKGSQKHCEFQLRKSPEEHLADVKKTILLAQEMGIQVNLYLEDWSNGMMDSQDYVFFMMDGLKDMPVKRFMLPDTLGVLNPYNTYDYCRMMVKRYPDLHFDFHAHNDYDLAAANVFSAAKAGVKGIHTTINGLGERAGNAPLSSVIAVLHDQLQTKTHIVEKNMNHVSRVVESYSGVTIPANKPVIGANVFTQCAGIHADGDNKNNLYYNDLLPERFGRTREYALGKTSGKANIRKNLEDLGIDLDEESIRKVTERIIELGDKKEIVTQEDLPYIVSDVLKQDVKESNVKILNYSLSLAQGLKPVASLKIEIDGQMHESTSNGDGQYDAFMKALKKVYKKLDRSFPMLTNYSVSIPPGGRTDAFVQTVISWSYNGVDFKTRGLDGDQTEAAIKATAKMLNKIENL
- the leuD gene encoding 3-isopropylmalate dehydratase small subunit → MEKFTTLTSTCVPLPIENVDTDQIIPARFLKATTREGFGDNLFADWRYDKSGAPIKEFILNNPTFSGEILVAGKNFGSGSSREHAAWAIAGYGFKVVVSSFFADIFKGNALNNGVLPVVVSEGFLAEMFAAINADAAATVTVNLEEQTITNNANGKTESFDINPYKKGCMLNGFDDIDYLLSNKTLIEAWEQK